The genomic segment GTATAGCTTCCCTTTTCAACCATTCTGAAATCAAACATTTTCTTAAAAACTATCTGATCTTTATCGGTATTGTTGAGGCTGTCATTTTCTTTGTCTCCTTCATAGGACAACTGGGACCGGAAAGCAGCAGCTTCCCATGGAAATCCTATTTTTTTGCTGCCTTTATTATTCCCGTAGCCATCACCTTCCTTTTGGGTATTTTTGTTGTCGGATTCAATAAATATCTCTATGGCCAGAACCCCCTCTATGATGAAGATGCCTTTGCAGGAGATCCGGACGCCAGCAAAACCACCCTGCGCATACAGGCTTTTCTTAGAACAGTTCGCCAGCTACCCTTTCTCTTTATCCTTGTTCTCCTTGGACTGGGAGCCGGCATTGTCTATAAAGTTGAAGATATATTTGCCTTTATCGCACGTTTTGGTGAAAAATCAGCACAGTACCTTCTCATTTCACTGGGCGTACTCCTCCTTGTAGGCACCATCTTTGCCATTCTCTGGATGGTTCTCAATTACAAGCTCCAGAAAAAGGCCATCACCTTCCGCCATCAATATAAAAATGAGGTTGTCAAACGCCTCGGGCTGGTGATCCTTGAAGACGACACTGTCATCAATCAGGACGGAGAAGTTGTCACAACCCCCTCCTATCCACCCCATCAAGCTGAACTCCTGCCGCCCGGGATTAAAAAACTTAAAGCAACCTCAAAACCACCTATCCAGCTGCCCCCCGACTCCATCGATACCATGGGAGGAACCCGCAAGACTAAGACTCCGGGAAATTCTTCTTCAGATCATGGGGGCCAAGAATCTTGATATCATAACGCTGCAGATCCGGATTCAGCCCCCTGTTAAAAGCGACGCCAAAATCCATGTCCGCATCCCGAACCACAAGGCCGGTCATGCGGACATGGGCCGTCCTGGAACCGGGCAGGGGAAAAGCCATGCGAACTTCTGCCCCCGCAGGAGGAATATCACATGCAGCAATCCTTGCACCATCTTCAGATATATCCAAAATCATGCCCCTGTAAGCCCTTTCTTCCACAACAAAGTCTACCTCTGCCAGATAGGGAATACGTGGGCCTTTCCTCTTTTCCTGCTGCTTCTCCACATCGCCGCTCTCCAACCTGAGCAAAAGATCCCTGCGCTCATCATAACTCATGCCCAGAATATGATGCACAAGCCGTTGTGTAACATTTGCCAGGTTATCTTTTTCCGGCTTCTTATATTTTTCCATATCTCACCTTTTTTCATGCTATCCAGCATGCATTGTAAATGAAAACAGATTTTTCTTTCCAAATTAACAAAGACAGGCATACCGAAAGGGAAAATCTTGGCAATAAAGGCACAGTCTGATAAAGAAAATCCAAGTATAAAAAGTCTGCTTCTTTTCACTATATCCATAAAAGCTGTAATTAAGGAGAAACCCTTTGAAAAAAATTGCCATCCTTGCCGGAGACGGTATTGGTCCGGAAGTTATGCATGAAACCATCAAGGTTCTGGATGCCGTCCAGAAAAAATTTGGTTTTTCACTGGAATACAGGCAGGCCGATGTCGGCGGTGCCGCCATTGACAACCATGGTGAAGCCCTGCCCCAGTCCACCCTTGAAACCTGTGAATGGGCCGACGCTGTCCTCTTCGGCTCCGTAGGCGGACCCAAGTGGGAACATCTCCCCCCTGCCCAACAGCCGGAAAGGGCAGCCCTTCTCCCTTTACGTAAACATTTTGGCCTTTACTGCAACCTAAGGCCTGCAAAAATTTTTCCTTCCCTCACAGCAGCAAGCCCCCTTCGGCCAGATATTGTCAAAGACGGGTTTGACATTCTCTGTGTCCGGGAACTCACAGGAGATATATACTTCGGCCAACCCAAGGGCAGAGAGGGCAGCGGTTCCGAAGAAAAAGCCTATGACACCATGGTCTATTCCCGCTATGAAATCGAACGCATTGCCCGCATGGCCTTTGACTTTGCCCGTAAGCGGAAATGCCGGGTTGCCAGCGTGGACAAAGCCAACGTACTGACCACCATGGTTCTCTGGCGGGAAGTGGTAACAGAGGTTGCCAAAGACTATCCAGATGTGGCCCTCACCCATATTTACGTGGATAATGCAGCCATGCAATTGGTCAAAGATCCCCATCAGTTCGATGTACTGCTCTGCGGCAACATGTTCGGGGATATTCTTTCCGATGAATGCGCCATGATCACAGGCTCCATGGGGCTTCTGGCTTCTGCCAGCCTGAATGAGGAAAAATTCGGTCTTTACGAGCCTGCGGGCGGATC from the Desulfobotulus mexicanus genome contains:
- a CDS encoding PilZ domain-containing protein; this encodes MEKYKKPEKDNLANVTQRLVHHILGMSYDERRDLLLRLESGDVEKQQEKRKGPRIPYLAEVDFVVEERAYRGMILDISEDGARIAACDIPPAGAEVRMAFPLPGSRTAHVRMTGLVVRDADMDFGVAFNRGLNPDLQRYDIKILGPHDLKKNFPES
- the leuB gene encoding 3-isopropylmalate dehydrogenase — protein: MKKIAILAGDGIGPEVMHETIKVLDAVQKKFGFSLEYRQADVGGAAIDNHGEALPQSTLETCEWADAVLFGSVGGPKWEHLPPAQQPERAALLPLRKHFGLYCNLRPAKIFPSLTAASPLRPDIVKDGFDILCVRELTGDIYFGQPKGREGSGSEEKAYDTMVYSRYEIERIARMAFDFARKRKCRVASVDKANVLTTMVLWREVVTEVAKDYPDVALTHIYVDNAAMQLVKDPHQFDVLLCGNMFGDILSDECAMITGSMGLLASASLNEEKFGLYEPAGGSAPDIAGKGIANPIAQILSAAMMLRFSLDLNEAADAIEDAVARTLDDGIYTADLGKDASKTVNTAGMGDAICARISA